The following proteins are encoded in a genomic region of Phytoactinopolyspora mesophila:
- the cobN gene encoding cobaltochelatase subunit CobN: MSQPRLLLLSTADTDLLTAIRADDRWMVANPARTPAGQVSTLLEDVDVAVVRLLGGREAWPEGLDAVRASGIPTVVVSGESSPDAQLHALSTVPSGVATETQRYLVAGGPVNLAQLAAFLCDTILLNGEGFEPPAEQPRFGIHVPPGAQAADLDSEPVQPGKPVIGVVFYRSHELSGNTAFIDALCEQIEAVGGIPLPIFTDTLRGADREEYAGLREQLGRADVVITTVLASGGLVAGKAAAGEDDDAWSTAIFTELGVTVLQGLTLTSTREAWSESDGAMNPMDAATQVALPEFDGRIIGVPFSFKEVGADGVPHYVADPERARRLAGIAVRTARLRHTPNAQKRIALVLSSYPTKHARVGNAVGLDTPASAVEVLRSLRAAGYDIGDLDLDALGRGAGEDGADLPPGDALVHQLIAAGGHDVEWLTEEQLASAAASIPASQYRQWFATLPEALREDIVAAWGEAPGELYVDTSGDEPSIALAGLIFGNVVLMIQPPRGFGENPVAIYHDPNLAPSHHYVAAYRWLQESVTDGGFGAHAVVHLGKHGTLEWLPGKGLGLSDDSAPDAVLGDLPLIYPFIVNDPGEGTQAKRRAHAVLIDHMIPPMARADTYGDLAKLEQLLDEYATVAELDPAKAPTVRNQIWELVTQAELHRDLHTEHMPGEDDFDDFVLHIDGYLCEIKDVQIRDGLHVLGRAPEGDELVNDVLAVLRARQVFGGETAHRGLRGAIADWAGLDEQVLLAEPGAAVEQSVGVRSLFGIASVLQSERQDPHSAGHNNDDAPTAPALASRTGSDVVDLLETTARALVEELARRDWQPQEAKSVVADVLGADVDNVAEVLRFGAEQLVPRLARTTDEITNTIGALDNRYVPPGPSGSPTRGLVNVLPTGRNMYSVDPKAIPSRNAWDVGVALGDSLLRRHKADTGAVPTSVGLTIWGTAAMRTQGDDLAEVLWLIGVRPVWDEASRRVTGFEVIPADELLLDGEPRPRVDVTIRISGFFRDAFPHVVGLIDDAIRTVAELDEEPDANHLRTHVAEDVAAGTDPRRATARIFGSKPGAYGAGLLPLVDARNWRTNADLAEVYAVWGGYAYGRGLDGVEARQDMEKAYSRIQVAVKNQDTREHDIVDSDDYYQYHGGMVAMVRHLTGDAPAAYVGDSAVTEHVRTRSLSEETARVFRARVVNPKWIAAMQRHGYKGAFEMAATVDYLFGYDATAGVVEDWMYETLTKEYINNPEVADFFRQSNPWARKGMAERLLEAAQRGLWAEPSPDALEALQQAVLETEGDLEE; encoded by the coding sequence ATGAGCCAGCCCCGCCTTCTGCTGCTGTCCACCGCCGACACAGATCTGCTGACCGCGATCCGCGCGGACGATCGCTGGATGGTCGCCAACCCAGCGCGTACACCTGCCGGGCAGGTCTCCACGCTGCTCGAGGACGTCGATGTCGCCGTGGTCCGGCTTCTGGGCGGACGCGAGGCCTGGCCCGAAGGACTCGACGCGGTCCGGGCCTCCGGCATCCCCACCGTCGTCGTCAGCGGCGAATCCAGCCCCGACGCCCAGTTGCACGCGTTGTCCACCGTGCCGTCCGGCGTCGCGACGGAGACCCAGCGCTACCTCGTGGCGGGCGGGCCGGTCAACCTCGCGCAGCTGGCGGCGTTCCTGTGCGACACCATCCTGCTCAACGGTGAAGGCTTCGAGCCGCCCGCCGAGCAGCCGCGCTTCGGCATTCACGTGCCACCCGGCGCACAGGCCGCTGACCTGGACAGTGAACCCGTCCAGCCGGGCAAGCCAGTGATCGGCGTGGTGTTCTACCGCTCACACGAACTCTCCGGGAACACCGCCTTCATCGACGCGCTGTGCGAACAGATCGAAGCCGTCGGCGGCATCCCGCTACCGATCTTCACCGACACCCTGCGCGGCGCCGACCGCGAAGAGTACGCGGGTCTTCGCGAACAGCTCGGCCGCGCCGACGTCGTCATCACCACGGTGCTGGCAAGCGGGGGGCTCGTCGCCGGCAAGGCCGCGGCGGGTGAGGACGACGACGCCTGGAGCACGGCCATCTTCACCGAGCTCGGCGTCACGGTGCTGCAGGGCCTCACCCTGACCAGCACCCGGGAAGCCTGGAGCGAAAGCGACGGCGCCATGAACCCGATGGATGCGGCCACTCAGGTCGCGCTCCCGGAGTTCGACGGCCGGATCATCGGCGTCCCGTTCTCTTTCAAGGAGGTCGGCGCGGACGGCGTCCCGCACTACGTCGCCGATCCCGAACGCGCCCGGCGCCTGGCCGGCATCGCGGTGCGCACCGCCCGGCTCCGGCACACCCCCAATGCACAGAAGCGGATCGCGCTGGTGCTGTCCAGCTATCCAACCAAACACGCCCGCGTCGGAAACGCCGTTGGGCTCGACACACCGGCCAGCGCCGTCGAAGTGCTACGCAGCCTGCGCGCGGCCGGCTACGACATCGGAGATCTGGACCTCGACGCGCTCGGGCGCGGCGCGGGTGAGGACGGCGCGGACCTTCCGCCAGGCGACGCACTGGTCCATCAGCTGATCGCGGCGGGCGGGCACGACGTCGAGTGGCTGACCGAAGAGCAGCTGGCCAGCGCGGCCGCCAGCATCCCCGCCTCGCAGTACCGACAGTGGTTCGCGACCCTCCCGGAGGCACTGCGCGAGGACATCGTGGCGGCCTGGGGGGAGGCGCCCGGCGAGCTCTACGTCGACACCAGCGGCGACGAGCCGTCCATCGCGCTGGCGGGCCTGATCTTCGGCAACGTCGTTCTGATGATCCAGCCGCCACGCGGCTTCGGCGAGAACCCGGTGGCGATCTACCACGACCCCAACCTCGCGCCTTCCCACCACTACGTCGCCGCGTACCGGTGGCTACAGGAATCGGTGACCGACGGCGGGTTCGGCGCGCACGCGGTTGTCCACCTCGGCAAACACGGCACACTGGAGTGGCTGCCCGGCAAGGGGCTCGGCCTGTCCGACGATTCCGCGCCGGACGCCGTCCTGGGCGATCTGCCGCTGATCTACCCGTTCATCGTCAACGATCCCGGCGAGGGCACCCAGGCCAAGCGGCGAGCCCATGCCGTCCTGATCGACCACATGATCCCGCCGATGGCCCGCGCCGACACCTACGGCGACCTGGCGAAGCTGGAGCAGCTCCTGGATGAGTATGCGACGGTTGCCGAGCTGGACCCGGCGAAGGCGCCCACCGTCCGGAACCAGATCTGGGAGCTGGTCACCCAGGCCGAATTGCACCGGGACCTCCACACCGAACACATGCCCGGCGAGGACGACTTCGACGATTTCGTTCTGCACATCGACGGGTACCTATGCGAGATCAAGGACGTGCAGATCCGCGACGGCTTGCACGTGCTCGGCCGCGCGCCGGAAGGCGACGAACTGGTCAACGACGTGCTCGCGGTGTTGCGGGCGCGACAGGTGTTCGGCGGCGAGACGGCGCATCGTGGGCTGCGTGGCGCCATCGCCGACTGGGCCGGGCTGGACGAGCAGGTGCTCCTGGCCGAACCGGGCGCTGCCGTGGAGCAGAGCGTCGGTGTCCGGTCCCTGTTCGGCATCGCCAGCGTCCTGCAGAGCGAGCGCCAGGACCCTCACTCTGCAGGACACAACAATGACGACGCCCCCACCGCGCCCGCGCTGGCGTCGCGGACCGGGTCGGACGTCGTCGACCTGCTCGAAACCACCGCTCGGGCGCTGGTCGAGGAGCTGGCCCGCCGCGACTGGCAACCACAGGAAGCCAAGAGTGTCGTCGCCGATGTACTCGGCGCCGACGTGGACAATGTTGCCGAGGTGCTGCGCTTCGGCGCCGAGCAGTTGGTCCCACGGCTGGCCCGCACCACGGACGAGATCACCAACACCATCGGGGCGCTGGACAACCGCTACGTCCCGCCGGGCCCCTCCGGTTCACCGACGCGCGGCCTGGTCAATGTGTTGCCCACCGGTCGCAACATGTACTCCGTCGACCCCAAGGCGATCCCGTCGCGCAACGCGTGGGACGTCGGCGTCGCGCTCGGCGACTCGCTGCTGCGCCGGCACAAAGCCGATACCGGGGCTGTGCCCACGTCGGTGGGGCTCACCATCTGGGGCACGGCCGCGATGCGCACCCAGGGCGACGACCTCGCAGAAGTGCTCTGGCTGATCGGCGTGCGCCCGGTGTGGGACGAGGCGTCGCGCCGAGTGACCGGGTTCGAGGTCATCCCGGCCGACGAACTGCTGCTCGACGGCGAGCCGCGGCCGCGCGTGGATGTCACGATCCGGATCTCCGGCTTCTTCCGGGACGCGTTCCCGCACGTCGTCGGGTTGATCGACGACGCGATCCGGACCGTGGCCGAACTGGATGAGGAACCCGACGCGAACCACCTGCGGACGCACGTCGCCGAAGACGTCGCGGCTGGAACCGATCCACGCCGGGCCACCGCACGCATCTTCGGCTCCAAGCCGGGAGCCTACGGCGCCGGTCTGCTGCCGCTGGTGGACGCGCGGAACTGGCGCACCAACGCTGACCTCGCCGAGGTGTACGCCGTCTGGGGCGGCTACGCCTACGGCCGCGGACTGGACGGCGTGGAGGCCCGGCAGGACATGGAGAAGGCGTACTCGCGCATCCAGGTCGCGGTGAAGAACCAGGACACCCGCGAGCACGACATCGTCGACTCGGACGACTACTACCAGTACCACGGCGGCATGGTCGCCATGGTCCGGCATCTCACCGGCGACGCGCCGGCGGCCTACGTCGGCGACTCCGCGGTCACCGAACACGTGCGCACCAGGTCGCTGTCCGAGGAGACCGCCCGCGTCTTCCGGGCCCGGGTAGTGAACCCGAAATGGATCGCCGCCATGCAGCGGCATGGCTACAAGGGCGCCTTCGAGATGGCGGCGACGGTTGACTACCTCTTCGGATACGACGCCACGGCCGGCGTCGTCGAAGACTGGATGTACGAGACCCTGACCAAGGAGTACATCAACAACCCCGAGGTCGCCGACTTCTTCCGGCAGTCCAACCCGTGGGCGCGCAAGGGTATGGCCGAACGGCTGCTCGAAGCCGCCCAGCGTGGCCTGTGGGCCGAGCCGTCGCCCGACGCACTCGAGGCCCTCCAGCAGGCTGTACTCGAAACCGAGGGCGACCTGGAGGAGTAA
- a CDS encoding GNAT family N-acetyltransferase, with translation MTVTRKFAGYEFDDDASRVDREVVWSFLSEHAYWGRWRSREIVDAQIDGAWRVVGAYEPAGDGAEAGEMVGFARALSDGVSIAYLADVFVDFAHRGRGVGASLVAAMIEDGAGADLRWMLHTADGHDLYAKFGFTAPEHNRYMERAERRPEPTSRLSD, from the coding sequence GTGACAGTCACGCGGAAGTTTGCCGGGTACGAGTTCGACGATGACGCCTCGCGAGTCGACCGCGAGGTGGTCTGGAGTTTCCTCTCCGAACACGCGTATTGGGGGCGTTGGCGCAGTCGCGAGATCGTCGATGCACAGATCGATGGTGCGTGGCGCGTCGTAGGTGCGTACGAGCCGGCCGGGGACGGCGCGGAAGCCGGGGAAATGGTCGGCTTTGCGCGCGCGCTGTCCGACGGCGTGTCCATCGCCTACCTGGCCGACGTATTCGTCGACTTCGCCCACCGCGGCAGGGGCGTGGGGGCATCGCTGGTGGCGGCGATGATCGAGGACGGTGCCGGCGCCGACTTGCGATGGATGCTGCACACCGCCGACGGGCACGATCTCTACGCCAAGTTCGGCTTCACCGCACCCGAGCACAACAGGTACATGGAGCGCGCGGAGCGTCGACCGGAGCCGACTTCGCGTCTGTCCGATTGA
- a CDS encoding NUDIX domain-containing protein, with translation MVQERPEDELLDIVDKSDRVVSQARRADAYAHRLRHRSTFVLVRNAGGAIFVHRRTASKLIFPSRYDMFVGGVVRAGETYDDAAHREAEEELGVSGLPAPTPLLRFLYEDADFTWWAAVYEVRCDALVNPQAEEVDWYSFLTVGEIQAKLDVWPWTPDSLEAFARLQAA, from the coding sequence GTGGTGCAAGAACGCCCCGAGGACGAGCTACTCGACATCGTCGACAAGTCCGACCGCGTCGTCAGCCAGGCACGGCGGGCCGACGCCTACGCACACCGGCTGCGGCATCGGTCGACATTCGTCCTGGTACGCAACGCCGGCGGCGCGATCTTCGTGCACCGCCGGACCGCGTCCAAGCTGATCTTCCCGTCACGGTATGACATGTTCGTCGGCGGCGTTGTGCGTGCGGGAGAGACGTATGACGATGCGGCGCATCGCGAAGCCGAGGAGGAACTCGGGGTCTCGGGACTGCCCGCACCCACCCCGCTGCTCCGATTCCTGTATGAGGATGCGGACTTCACCTGGTGGGCCGCGGTCTACGAGGTGCGCTGCGACGCCCTGGTCAATCCGCAGGCCGAAGAGGTTGACTGGTACTCGTTCCTGACCGTCGGCGAAATCCAGGCAAAACTCGATGTCTGGCCGTGGACGCCGGACAGCCTGGAGGCGTTCGCGCGGCTACAGGCTGCCTGA
- a CDS encoding AAA family ATPase yields MIVWLNGTFGAGKTTAAEELVEVMPDARTFDPECVGFMLRRFITEPVGDFQDWPAWRALVTETAHQILQHYGGTLVVPMTLLRREYANEIFAGLREHGIDVRHVLLHVDDDELVRRIESDQVESGARDWRLEHISPYRDALAWLRDDAAVVDTTHMAPVDVAQKVVGLL; encoded by the coding sequence ATGATCGTGTGGCTGAACGGAACGTTCGGCGCGGGAAAGACCACGGCAGCCGAGGAGCTCGTCGAGGTGATGCCTGATGCCAGGACGTTCGATCCGGAGTGTGTCGGCTTCATGCTCCGGCGGTTCATCACCGAGCCGGTCGGAGATTTCCAGGATTGGCCGGCGTGGCGCGCGCTGGTGACCGAGACAGCCCATCAGATCCTCCAGCATTATGGCGGGACGCTGGTGGTGCCTATGACGTTGCTGCGGCGCGAATATGCAAACGAGATATTCGCCGGATTACGCGAGCACGGTATCGATGTGCGGCATGTGCTGCTGCACGTCGACGACGACGAGCTGGTGCGGCGCATCGAATCCGACCAGGTCGAATCCGGGGCGCGGGACTGGCGGCTGGAGCATATTTCGCCTTACCGAGACGCGTTGGCCTGGCTGCGAGACGATGCCGCGGTCGTCGACACGACACACATGGCGCCGGTAGACGTGGCGCAGAAGGTCGTCGGCCTGCTCTGA